Proteins from one Hoplias malabaricus isolate fHopMal1 chromosome 2, fHopMal1.hap1, whole genome shotgun sequence genomic window:
- the grtp1a gene encoding growth hormone-regulated TBC protein 1-A yields the protein MEKNRQKENGTSSSSSSQPQVRINVPSTAKERVPSVDPYGFERSDDFDYESYEELMSEYLAVLTRRSIKWSKLLQGKSKIDKSLKVKRYVRKGVPNEHRALIWMAASGSQEQMEKNPGYYHSLLQAQHDPKLVEAIYTDLHRTFPDNVQFRKTAEPCLQKSLYNVLLAYGHHNKAVGYCQGMNFIAGYLIIITKDEEKSFWLMEALIGKILPDYYTPTMLGLKTDQEVLGELVKVKVPAVWQVMAEHNVMWTLVVSRWFICLYIDILPVETVLRIWDCLFYEGSKILFRVALTLIRHNQALILQARNLPDICDRFKQITKGAFVEDCHMFMQQIFKEPGSLSRANISKLREVCRARIIAEES from the exons atggagaaaaacagacagaagGAGAACGGGACGAGTTCATCGTCATCTTCACAGCCTCAGGTCCGCATTAATGTCCCGAGCACAGCGAAGGAAAGAGTCCCCAG TGTGGACCCATATGGTTTCGAGAGATCTGATGACTTTGATTACGAGTCTTATGAGGAGCTCATGTCCGAGTACTTGGCTGTCCTGACCAGAAGGTCCATCAAGTGGTCAAAATTGCTGCAGGGGAAAAGCAAAATCGACAAGAGTCTGAAGG TAAAGCGTTACGTACGGAAGGGAGTTCCAAATGAGCACCGGGCATTGATCTGGATGGCAGCAAGTGGCTCACAGGAGCAGATGGAGAAGAACCCAGGCTACTATCACTCACTTCTCCAGGCCCAACATGACCCTAAACTGGTGGAAGCCATCTATACAG ATTTGCACAGGACCTTCCCAGACAACGTGCAGTTCCGTAAGACAGCTGAACCTTGTCTGCAAAAGAGTTTGTATAATGTGCTGCTGGCATACGGACATCATAACAAGGCAGTGGGATACTGTCAG GGTATGAACTTCATTGCTGGGtacctcatcatcatcaccaaaGATGAAGAAAAGTCATTCTGGTTGATGGAGGCCCTTATCGGCAAGATACTTCCAG ATTATTACACACCCACCATGCTGGGTCTGAAGACGGACCAGGAGGTGCTGGGGGAGCTGGTGAAAGTTAAAGTGCCGGCTGTATGGCAGGTTATGGCTGAACACAACGTCATGTGGACACTGGTGGTGTCACGCTGGTTCATCTGCCTCTACATTGACATCCTGCCTGTGGAG ACAGTCCTGCGGATCTGGGACTGCTTGTTCTATGAAGGATCTAAGATTCTGTTCCGTGTGGCACTGACCCTGATCCGACACAACCAGGCCCTCATTCTGCAAGCTCGAAATCTTCCAGACATCTGCGACCGCTTCAAACAGATCACCAAGGGCGCCTTCGTTGAGGACTGCCATATGTTTATGCAG CAAATTTTCAAAGAACCTGGCAGCCTCTCCAGAGCAAACATCTCCAAGCTGCGTGAGGTGTGTCGAGCGAGGATTATTGCTGAAGAATCTTGA
- the lamp1a gene encoding lysosome-associated membrane glycoprotein 1a encodes MRQNPRGHALSAAAALLGFLAMAHAVSFEVNDQNSTCIKAELSVNFSITYPTANGTNTVIVPLPDSAAVGNGSSCGNSGLSPQLQVSFGEGHSLGLVFSSDGHIYQVANLSVTYNLSDNQTFPQSSSKDILTLATNTSGISAQINTTYRCLSSTSVHLGGPKVQSSVAFFNIRLEAYMPSSNLSTNESVCPADLPVSTIAPTQSPTTTPAPSPSQIPDQGYYNVTNLNGTVCLMASMGLQLSVTYFSKSQNKTLQGIMNLQPNRTSFSGSCESTTATLVLTEDLTNLSFTFELNSTTHRYHLSVLNLSASWLDMTVPVAVSNSTLNYLQATNGSSYMCKSEQILYVTNSFSLKTFGLQVQPFGVNGNKFGKAEECQQDKDSMLIPIIVGAALAGLVLIVLIAYLIGRKRSHAGYQTI; translated from the exons ATGAGACAAAACCCGAGAGGACACGCTCTCTCCGCCGCTGCGGCGCTGCTGG GTTTTTTGGCCATGGCTCATGCTGTATCATTTGAGGTGAATGACCAAAATTCAACGTGTATTAAAGCAGAGCTCTCTGTCAACTTCTCAATCACATACCCCACAGCCAATGGAACG AACACTGTCATCGTGCCGCTCCCAGACTCTGCAGCAGTGGGCAATGGCAGTTCCTGCGGGAATTCAGGGCTCTCTCCACAGCTGCAGGTCTCCTTTGGAGAGGGTCACTCTCTGGGCCTGGTCTTTTCCTCTGATGGCCATATATATCAGGTGGCTAACCTCAGCGTGACCTACAACCTGAGTGACAACCAAACCTTCCCTCAGTCCTCCAGCAAAG ACATTTTGACCTTGGCTACAAACACCTCAGGAATCTCAGCTCAGATTAACACCACCTACAGATGCCTGAGCTCCACCTCAGTCCATCTGGGTGGGCCCAAGGTGCAGTCCTCTGTCGCCTTCTTCAACATCCGTTTGGAGGCCTACATGCCCAGCTCCAACTTGAGCACTAACG agagtgtgtgtccagCTGATCTTCCTGTCAGCACCATAGCCCCCACCCAGTCCCCCACCACCACACCAGCCCCCTCTCCATCTCAAATACCTGATCAAGGCTACTACAATGTCACCAACTTGAATGGCACTGTGTGTCTCATGGCCAGCATGGGCCTGCAGCTCAGTGTGACGTACTTCTCAAAGAGTCAGAATAAG ACTCTTCAGGGGATAATGAACCTGCAGCCCAACAGGACATCTTTCTCTGGGTCATGTGAATCCACAACCGCCACTCTGGTGCTGACAGAGGACCTTACTAACCTCAGTTTCACATTCGAACTG AATTCCACCACCCATAGATATCACCTCAGTGTCCTGAATTTGTCTGCCTCCTGGCTTGATATGACTG TTCCAGTTGCTGTGAGCAATAGCACTCTGAACTACCTACAAGCCACGAATGGAAGCTCCTACATGTGCAAATCTGAACAGATTCTCTATGTGACAAACAGCTTTTCCCTCAAAACTTTTGGACTGCAGGTGCAGCCCTTCGGGGTCAACGGCAACAAATTTGGAAAAG cTGAGGAGTGTCAGCAGGACAAGGACAGCATGCTGATCCCCATCATCGTGGGCGCTGCCCTGGCTGGCCTGGTTCTAATTGTTCTTATAGCTTACCTGATTGGCAGAAAGAGGAGTCACGCAGGATACCAGACCATTTAA